The Macrobrachium nipponense isolate FS-2020 chromosome 19, ASM1510439v2, whole genome shotgun sequence genome contains a region encoding:
- the LOC135212516 gene encoding cuticle protein CP575-like, translating to MKVLVILALCLVALAAARPSDIVDFELDNHEQEQEGQPGRAVEGEYSWVAPDGNEYYVKYVADHLGYRVVEDNVVPQAPEADLPEVEDD from the exons ATGAAGGTCTTG GTCATCCTCGCTCTCTGCCTAGTGGCCCTCGCAGCCGCACGCCCTTCGGACATCGTGGACTTCGAGTTGGACAACCACGAGCAGGAGCAGGAGGGTCAGCCAGGAAGGGCCGTCGAGGGCGAGTACTCCTGGGTAGCGCCCGACGGCAACGAGTACTACGTCAAGTACGTCGCCGACCACCTCGGCTACAGGGTCGTCGAGGACAACGTCGTACCCCAAGCTCCCGAGGCTGACCTCCCCGAGGTCGAGGATGACTAG
- the LOC135212522 gene encoding cuticle protein CP575-like, whose amino-acid sequence MMKVLVILALCLVALGAALPSDIVDFELDNQEQEQEGQPGRAVEGEYSWVAPDGNEYYVKYVADHLGYRVVEDNVVPQVPEADLPEVEDDDE is encoded by the exons ATGATGAAGGTTCTG gTCATCCTCGCTCTCTGCCTAGTGGCCCTCGGAGCCGCCCTTCCTTCGGACATCGTGGACTTCGAGTTGGACAaccaggagcaggagcaggagggtCAGCCAGGAAGGGCCGTCGAGGGCGAGTACTCCTGGGTAGCGCCCGACGGCAACGAGTATTACGTCAAGTACGTCGCCGACCACCTCGGCTACAGGGTCGTCGAGGACAACGTGGTGCCCCAAGTCCCAGAGGCCGACCTCCCCGAGGTCGAGGATGACGACGAGTAA